A genomic region of Pseudomonadota bacterium contains the following coding sequences:
- a CDS encoding substrate-binding domain-containing protein, translating into MTDNFLKSYKLNNLHVGIAGTLMLYLMGMIDRFKELYPAVQVTVREGPSRKLAEELLDFRHDICIVGPLSNLNERLNVFRIPPKVEKLVFVASPEYRMEIELPITWKDLARYPLIIQPEGSVAYELIFNNFISRGLKPQIGAEVDNIEFAKTLAKQKKGIALMFQPNIREELANGTLTIIPVEDGEIWLGIDVLTNKEASSSPIIEAFFTIIKEHFHHVLSQG; encoded by the coding sequence ATGACTGATAATTTTTTAAAAAGTTATAAATTAAACAACCTGCATGTTGGAATAGCAGGAACATTGATGCTGTATCTTATGGGTATGATAGATAGATTCAAGGAGCTTTATCCGGCTGTCCAGGTAACTGTACGGGAGGGGCCTTCGAGAAAACTTGCGGAAGAGTTGCTCGACTTCAGGCATGACATATGTATTGTAGGCCCATTATCCAATCTCAACGAAAGATTAAATGTTTTTCGTATTCCCCCAAAGGTCGAAAAGTTGGTTTTTGTGGCAAGCCCCGAGTACCGGATGGAAATTGAACTACCGATAACATGGAAAGACCTGGCCCGTTATCCACTCATTATTCAGCCTGAAGGATCTGTGGCATATGAATTAATATTTAATAATTTTATTTCAAGGGGTTTAAAACCTCAAATCGGTGCTGAAGTTGACAACATTGAGTTCGCAAAGACACTGGCGAAACAGAAAAAGGGGATAGCACTAATGTTTCAACCGAATATAAGAGAAGAACTCGCCAACGGCACTCTTACAATTATCCCTGTCGAGGATGGTGAGATTTGGCTTGGAATTGATGTTCTTACAAACAAAGAAGCTTCCTCATCTCCAATTATAGAGGCTTTTTTTACTATCATAAAAGAACATTTTCATCACGTATTGTCTCAAGGTTGA
- a CDS encoding LysR family transcriptional regulator encodes MKPPQINLQHIISFYYVAKEKSFSEAAEKLFVTQPAVTQQIRALEVQYGVKLVNIKKKRVFLTKAGERLFVYAEELLDHAIMTDS; translated from the coding sequence ATGAAGCCGCCTCAGATCAACCTCCAACACATAATTTCCTTTTACTATGTAGCCAAAGAAAAAAGTTTCAGCGAAGCTGCTGAAAAACTGTTTGTCACACAACCTGCGGTGACCCAACAGATAAGGGCATTGGAGGTTCAATACGGAGTAAAGCTTGTCAATATAAAGAAGAAGCGCGTTTTTCTTACCAAAGCAGGAGAGAGACTGTTTGTCTATGCGGAAGAACTCCTTGATCATGCAATAATGACTGATAGT